The following proteins are co-located in the Wenzhouxiangella marina genome:
- a CDS encoding Ig-like domain-containing protein → MSCKRLFILIPLLAESAFFSTPALAGGDTTPPAVVALDPVDNATNVTPRPNVSVVFDETIVLGTGAVQIRRADNDELVGNFIPANTGRVQLSTTNVTDDTMNINWINELEEETEYYMVLSNGSAVDLAGNAFPGLGVSDTTEWSFTTGDESEPEPVALTPSDDQTNVDPTGVLVAEFNDEVQAGTGNLSLYSGTQMRALEEGFDDTSRLSPTSVDLFSSNGIGSYFGINFGAGDGSGIWGGDPNPTNTTDYIGLDGNYFDASQLGSSPRDLDWDDIDISALTNLAFSGQFAAPAGWGPDDYVQILIDIDNSGSFTEILEFRGDGDNIAREELTGAPFGSGVPLRTEAKRFALPISGTGSTLDLRISVRTSAGGERVAMDNIIISGILNSPTLVEQVPIGDPSIQITGNVLTYQPSSPLSLFVEHFVIIDEGAIVDTSTNANALNDLTASSAWNFVTGNLGTLIVQKETLPDGSPQNFTFTGDAAGMIQDGQQIVVSGLAPGSYSSTEQLPLLWTLSSIVCDDGNSSGDLASATATFVVDANETVTCVFTNTELGPIIFQDRFE, encoded by the coding sequence ATGTCTTGCAAACGCCTATTCATTCTTATTCCGTTGCTCGCAGAGAGCGCCTTCTTCAGCACTCCAGCACTGGCAGGAGGCGACACGACGCCGCCCGCTGTCGTCGCTCTGGACCCGGTCGACAACGCTACGAATGTAACGCCGCGCCCGAACGTATCGGTCGTCTTCGACGAAACGATTGTCCTGGGCACTGGCGCAGTACAAATCAGGCGAGCAGACAATGACGAACTGGTCGGCAACTTCATCCCCGCCAACACCGGACGTGTCCAGCTTTCGACCACGAACGTGACCGACGACACGATGAACATCAACTGGATCAATGAGCTCGAAGAAGAGACCGAGTACTACATGGTTCTTTCGAATGGGTCCGCCGTAGACCTTGCCGGAAATGCTTTTCCTGGCCTGGGTGTCTCTGACACGACGGAATGGAGTTTCACGACGGGGGACGAAAGTGAGCCGGAGCCGGTGGCGTTGACGCCCTCGGACGACCAGACAAACGTTGATCCGACCGGGGTGCTTGTCGCGGAATTCAACGACGAAGTACAGGCTGGTACGGGTAACCTGAGTCTCTACAGCGGCACTCAGATGCGGGCTCTGGAAGAGGGCTTCGACGACACGAGCCGGCTGTCGCCGACCAGCGTCGATCTGTTCAGCTCGAATGGTATCGGCAGCTATTTCGGCATCAACTTCGGTGCAGGTGATGGCAGCGGCATTTGGGGCGGTGACCCCAACCCGACGAACACGACCGACTACATCGGTTTGGACGGCAACTACTTCGACGCCTCACAACTCGGCTCCTCACCCAGGGATCTCGACTGGGACGACATCGACATTTCGGCTTTGACAAACCTTGCTTTCAGTGGGCAGTTTGCTGCGCCTGCGGGCTGGGGTCCAGATGACTACGTCCAGATCTTGATTGACATCGACAATTCAGGAAGCTTCACGGAAATTCTCGAGTTCCGAGGTGACGGAGACAATATTGCCCGCGAAGAACTGACCGGCGCCCCCTTCGGCAGCGGCGTGCCCTTGCGCACCGAGGCGAAGCGCTTCGCTCTGCCCATCAGCGGTACTGGCTCCACGCTGGATCTTCGCATCAGCGTTCGGACCAGCGCTGGGGGCGAGCGCGTCGCGATGGATAACATCATAATATCCGGCATCCTGAACTCACCGACGCTGGTCGAGCAGGTGCCCATAGGCGATCCATCCATTCAGATCACCGGCAACGTCCTGACCTATCAACCCTCGTCACCGCTGTCGCTGTTCGTCGAACACTTCGTCATCATCGACGAAGGCGCGATCGTCGACACATCGACGAATGCCAACGCTCTAAACGACCTGACCGCATCGTCAGCGTGGAATTTCGTCACCGGCAACTTGGGTACCTTGATCGTACAGAAAGAGACCCTCCCCGATGGTTCGCCCCAGAACTTCACCTTTACTGGCGATGCCGCGGGTATGATTCAGGATGGCCAGCAGATCGTAGTGTCAGGGCTCGCGCCCGGAAGCTACTCAAGTACCGAGCAATTGCCCTTGCTATGGACCCTTTCTTCGATCGTCTGCGACGACGGCAATAGCTCAGGCGATCTTGCTTCAGCCACGGCAACCTTTGTCGTCGATGCCAACGAAACAGTCACCTGCGTCTTCACCAACACCGAGCTCGGCCCGATCATCTTCCAGGACAGATTCGAGTGA
- a CDS encoding thioredoxin family protein: MSNRSLQFVLMLLLLSPFGAQAQNIPYLDGSQYSETVHNGPPTVVFFRASWCGPCNSMIGSLESLAARYQGRVRFLQVDVEDNYGLQRQLGFREVPHLLFYKNGQLWTQLTGAHSIDRIEGQLQSILQ, encoded by the coding sequence ATGTCCAATCGATCCTTGCAGTTCGTCCTGATGCTGCTGCTTCTTTCCCCCTTCGGTGCCCAGGCGCAGAACATACCGTATCTTGACGGCAGCCAGTACTCTGAAACGGTGCACAATGGTCCGCCGACTGTCGTGTTCTTTCGGGCATCCTGGTGTGGTCCCTGCAATTCAATGATCGGGTCTCTCGAATCGCTTGCGGCACGCTATCAGGGCCGCGTCAGATTTCTGCAGGTGGATGTCGAGGACAATTATGGGCTTCAAAGGCAGCTCGGTTTCCGTGAAGTACCCCATCTTCTTTTTTACAAGAACGGACAGTTGTGGACCCAATTGACGGGCGCTCATTCGATCGACCGTATTGAAGGTCAACTTCAGTCGATCTTGCAGTAG
- a CDS encoding thioredoxin family protein — MIKKAFLLALLLSSFSVAQAQGLQRVDDNSFDELVGNPGVSVVLVTGHQTGPYRQMQSEVAAMASRYRGSVRFFSLDADSSPSTASRLGVRSLPVVLFFSNGGLIIQQLGEVPMDVIEGQLQALLP, encoded by the coding sequence ATGATCAAGAAGGCTTTTCTGCTCGCGCTGTTGCTATCGTCCTTTTCCGTTGCTCAGGCCCAGGGTCTGCAGCGCGTCGACGACAACTCGTTTGACGAGCTGGTTGGTAACCCAGGTGTCAGCGTTGTCCTGGTGACCGGACATCAGACCGGGCCCTACCGGCAGATGCAAAGCGAGGTAGCGGCGATGGCGTCCCGCTATCGCGGAAGCGTCCGCTTCTTTTCCCTCGACGCCGACAGCAGCCCAAGTACGGCAAGCCGGCTCGGTGTGCGCTCCCTCCCAGTCGTGCTTTTCTTCAGCAACGGTGGCTTGATCATCCAGCAACTTGGTGAAGTGCCCATGGACGTCATCGAAGGTCAGCTCCAGGCGCTCCTTCCATAG
- a CDS encoding OsmC domain/YcaO domain-containing protein, translating to MEIKVNFLDNLRLEACFDDFTVVTDQPIRYKGDGSAPSPFDYFLASSALCAGYFVRVYCKARGISTDNIRLVQNNIVDPENRYKQVFKIQIELPEDLSDKDREGILRSIDRCTVKKAIQVGPDFVIEPVQSLAEDAQALLMGSTLGEKRTFIEGKDLPLEQTIANMTRTLAELGMKIEVASWRNIVPHVWSLHIRDAASPACFTNGKGATKEAALCSALGEFIERLGCNFFYNDYFFGVDIADSEFVHYPNERWFQPGPDDELPSGLLDEHCRAIYDPDGELKGSHLIDTNSGRIDRGILSLPFVRQSDREVVYFPSNLLENLFLSNGMSAGNTLAEAQVQCLSEIFERAVKKQIIEEELALPDVPQAVLDQYPDIVEGLQALEAQGFPVLVKDASLGGRFPVMCVTLMNPKTGGVFASFGAHPSFEVALERSLTELLQGRSFENLNDVPAPTFNSQAVTEPNNFVEHFIDSTGVVSWRFFSARADYEFVEWDFSGSNEEEAARLFAILDDMDKQVYVAVHEDLGAPVCRILVPGYSEVYPVEDLIWDNTNVALEYREDILGIHALDEERLADLLARLEDSQLDNYMLIGTLIGIDFDENTVWGQLTILELKLMISLALQQHEDALEYVEMFLQYNDNSVERNLFYRAVSAVLEIVLDKELEVDDFIANLKRMYGEQVMDDVVGLVEGSKRFQGMTPTSLKLEGLTKHQRLIESYRKLHAWRAARATALDAPVEA from the coding sequence ATGGAAATCAAGGTCAATTTTCTCGACAACCTCAGGCTCGAGGCCTGCTTCGATGACTTCACCGTCGTCACCGACCAGCCGATTCGCTACAAGGGCGATGGCTCGGCGCCGAGCCCCTTCGACTATTTCCTGGCCTCTTCGGCCCTGTGTGCGGGCTATTTCGTCCGTGTCTACTGCAAGGCCCGGGGAATCTCGACGGACAACATCCGCCTGGTCCAGAACAACATCGTGGACCCGGAGAACCGCTACAAACAGGTCTTCAAGATCCAGATCGAGCTTCCCGAGGATCTTTCGGACAAGGATCGCGAAGGCATTCTGAGGTCCATCGACCGCTGCACGGTGAAGAAGGCGATTCAGGTCGGCCCGGACTTCGTGATCGAGCCGGTCCAGAGCCTGGCCGAGGACGCGCAGGCCCTGCTGATGGGCTCGACGCTGGGTGAGAAGCGCACCTTCATCGAGGGCAAGGACCTGCCCCTGGAGCAGACCATCGCCAACATGACCCGAACCCTGGCCGAGCTGGGGATGAAGATCGAGGTCGCGTCCTGGCGCAATATCGTTCCCCATGTGTGGTCCCTGCACATCCGCGATGCCGCCTCGCCAGCCTGTTTCACGAATGGCAAAGGCGCCACCAAGGAAGCGGCCCTGTGTTCGGCGCTCGGCGAGTTCATCGAGCGCCTGGGCTGCAATTTCTTCTACAACGACTATTTCTTCGGCGTGGACATCGCCGACAGCGAGTTCGTTCATTACCCGAACGAGCGATGGTTCCAGCCGGGGCCCGACGATGAGCTGCCGTCTGGACTTCTGGATGAGCACTGCCGTGCCATCTACGACCCCGACGGTGAGCTCAAGGGCAGCCATCTGATCGACACCAATTCCGGCCGCATCGACCGGGGCATTCTGTCCCTTCCCTTCGTGCGCCAGTCCGACAGGGAAGTGGTCTACTTCCCGTCGAACCTGCTCGAGAACCTGTTCCTGAGCAACGGGATGAGTGCCGGCAATACGCTGGCGGAAGCTCAGGTGCAGTGCCTGTCCGAAATCTTCGAGCGCGCCGTCAAGAAGCAGATCATCGAAGAGGAGCTCGCGCTTCCGGATGTGCCCCAGGCCGTGCTGGACCAGTATCCCGATATCGTCGAGGGCCTTCAGGCGCTGGAAGCCCAAGGCTTTCCCGTTCTGGTCAAGGACGCCTCCCTGGGCGGCCGTTTTCCGGTGATGTGCGTGACCCTGATGAACCCGAAGACGGGCGGCGTCTTCGCCTCCTTCGGCGCGCACCCGAGTTTTGAAGTTGCGCTGGAGCGCAGTCTGACCGAGCTTCTGCAGGGACGCAGTTTCGAGAATCTGAACGACGTGCCGGCACCGACCTTCAACAGCCAGGCCGTCACCGAGCCGAACAACTTCGTCGAGCATTTCATCGACTCCACCGGCGTCGTGTCCTGGCGTTTCTTCAGTGCCCGGGCCGACTACGAGTTCGTCGAGTGGGACTTCTCCGGCAGCAACGAAGAAGAAGCCGCGCGCCTGTTCGCCATTCTCGATGACATGGACAAGCAGGTCTACGTCGCCGTCCACGAAGACCTCGGTGCGCCCGTGTGCCGGATCCTGGTGCCGGGCTATTCCGAGGTCTACCCGGTTGAAGACCTGATCTGGGACAACACCAATGTCGCGCTGGAGTATCGGGAAGACATCCTCGGTATCCATGCCCTGGATGAAGAGCGGTTGGCCGACCTGCTCGCGCGACTAGAAGACAGCCAGCTCGACAACTACATGCTGATCGGCACCTTGATCGGCATCGACTTCGATGAGAACACGGTCTGGGGCCAGCTCACGATTCTTGAACTGAAACTGATGATCAGCCTGGCGCTGCAGCAGCATGAAGACGCGCTGGAGTATGTCGAGATGTTCCTGCAGTACAACGACAACAGCGTCGAACGCAATCTGTTCTACCGCGCCGTCAGTGCCGTTCTGGAAATTGTCCTGGATAAGGAACTCGAAGTGGACGATTTCATCGCCAATCTCAAGCGCATGTACGGTGAGCAGGTCATGGACGATGTGGTGGGCCTGGTCGAAGGTTCGAAGCGCTTCCAAGGCATGACCCCCACAAGCCTGAAGCTGGAGGGTCTGACGAAACATCAGCGCCTGATCGAGAGCTACCGGAAGCTACACGCATGGCGTGCGGCTCGGGCCACCGCACTGGATGCACCCGTTGAGGCTTGA
- a CDS encoding S1 family peptidase, with the protein MPKIERVFLSVVLVLSALSLSAAADELTSAQIDQTSRAVVRIVAERNGVEVATGSGTLVTADGTIYTNRHVIEDATDYVIELLDDPNELPVPRFRARLTGYSMDIDFAILQIDRTVDGEAISEELALPFIPSRDTEASRGDAIFVFGYPGISDGYLTFTEGTITTIRNGVMNDERIPVWFQTDAQISPGNSGGLVVNEDGEMLGLPTSVISEDRTGGRLGGILPMSAVQVAMAQGLEEDPSRIDSARSGPIIEGGELDFNQEPGFGTAELAAGFTPDPLRVAMVSGGQVAVEYLGGDCTGYAAVAPDYRVNWSGSSSEFRVFFSATAGGDTTLLINRPDGSWVCNDDAEGGLDPMIVLPEPMEGQYDIWVGSYEAGAYVPGELYVTELDLQPGSVQASELDFSAEPFYGTVSLEAGFIPDPRMIDMEAGGSTDVSYLGSECVGYAASSPDVRLMWSGSSPTLNFFFEPSDGGDTSLIVNLPDGSWRCNDDWSGETLNPMIQVSNPAAGQYDIWVGTYEAGPTIPGRLGITERNPSQE; encoded by the coding sequence ATGCCGAAGATCGAACGCGTTTTCCTTTCCGTCGTGCTGGTGCTCAGCGCGCTTTCTCTCTCGGCCGCTGCCGACGAGCTCACCAGCGCCCAGATCGACCAGACCTCCAGGGCGGTCGTTCGGATCGTGGCCGAGCGGAACGGCGTCGAAGTGGCCACAGGCTCCGGCACCCTGGTGACGGCCGATGGCACGATCTACACCAACCGACACGTGATCGAAGACGCGACCGACTACGTCATCGAACTACTGGATGATCCGAACGAACTCCCGGTGCCGCGTTTCCGGGCCCGCCTGACCGGCTACTCGATGGACATCGATTTCGCGATCCTGCAGATCGATCGCACGGTGGACGGCGAGGCCATCTCCGAGGAACTGGCCCTGCCCTTCATCCCCTCCCGGGACACGGAGGCGAGCCGTGGCGATGCGATCTTCGTGTTCGGTTATCCCGGCATCAGCGACGGCTACCTGACCTTCACCGAAGGAACGATCACGACGATTCGCAACGGCGTGATGAACGACGAGCGCATTCCTGTCTGGTTCCAGACCGATGCCCAGATCTCTCCCGGGAACAGCGGCGGCCTGGTCGTCAACGAGGATGGCGAGATGCTGGGCCTCCCGACTTCCGTCATCTCCGAGGACCGGACCGGCGGTCGGCTCGGCGGGATCCTGCCGATGAGCGCGGTCCAGGTCGCCATGGCACAGGGTCTGGAGGAGGATCCTTCCCGGATCGACTCGGCGAGGTCGGGCCCGATCATCGAAGGTGGTGAACTGGATTTCAATCAGGAGCCGGGCTTCGGAACGGCCGAGCTCGCCGCGGGATTCACGCCGGATCCCCTCCGCGTGGCGATGGTCAGCGGCGGTCAGGTCGCGGTCGAATACCTCGGGGGTGACTGCACGGGCTACGCCGCCGTGGCACCCGATTACCGCGTGAATTGGAGCGGCAGCTCCTCGGAGTTTCGCGTGTTCTTCTCGGCCACCGCGGGCGGCGATACGACGCTGCTGATCAACCGACCGGACGGATCGTGGGTCTGCAACGACGATGCGGAGGGCGGCCTGGACCCGATGATCGTCCTGCCCGAGCCCATGGAAGGCCAGTACGATATCTGGGTCGGCAGCTATGAAGCCGGTGCCTATGTCCCCGGCGAGCTCTACGTGACCGAACTCGACCTGCAGCCGGGCTCGGTTCAGGCCAGCGAGCTGGATTTCAGCGCCGAACCCTTCTACGGCACCGTGAGTCTGGAGGCCGGCTTCATCCCCGATCCGCGCATGATCGACATGGAGGCCGGCGGCTCCACCGACGTGTCCTACCTGGGAAGCGAGTGCGTGGGCTACGCCGCATCGTCCCCGGACGTTCGCCTGATGTGGAGCGGCAGCAGCCCGACCCTGAACTTCTTCTTCGAGCCCAGCGACGGTGGCGACACCTCGCTCATCGTGAACCTGCCCGACGGAAGCTGGCGCTGCAATGACGACTGGAGCGGAGAAACACTGAACCCGATGATCCAGGTGAGCAACCCGGCAGCCGGTCAATACGACATCTGGGTCGGCACCTATGAAGCCGGCCCGACGATCCCCGGGCGCCTCGGGATTACGGAGCGCAATCCCTCACAGGAGTAG
- a CDS encoding transposase translates to MLQAWAMTCPRSQIAPPGEAGVFHVVSRCVRRAFLCGTDKHSGQCFEHRRQWIEDRIRFLADSFAVSIYSYAVMSNHFHIVLAVHPNEAQAWPDEEVAERWLAVFPGALSWTQDPKQRERIAYALRSDPKRLQEVRDRLGDLSWFMRALNEPIARMANKEDQCSGRFWEGRFKCQALLEEQAVISAMAYVDLNPVRAKMADSLEASDHTSIQARIKDQSRPESHGKGELPTRPLKPVAGLDAKALLGMTESSYLELVQWTGEQAHPRKRGKISRPKAKSAPDALWTLAKHPDQWLRRVKGTESRYYRAIGSAEALMAKAAVMGQRWMKGVHSEKALILIRQQTE, encoded by the coding sequence TTGCTGCAGGCTTGGGCTATGACATGCCCACGCAGCCAAATTGCACCGCCCGGCGAGGCCGGCGTCTTTCATGTCGTGAGTAGATGTGTCCGCCGGGCCTTTCTCTGCGGAACCGACAAGCATTCAGGGCAGTGCTTCGAGCATCGGCGACAGTGGATCGAGGATCGCATTCGGTTCCTGGCGGATTCCTTCGCGGTTTCGATCTACTCCTATGCAGTCATGTCGAATCACTTCCATATCGTGCTGGCAGTCCATCCGAATGAGGCCCAGGCCTGGCCGGATGAGGAAGTCGCTGAGCGCTGGCTAGCGGTATTCCCGGGCGCCTTGAGCTGGACCCAGGATCCCAAACAGCGAGAGCGAATCGCCTACGCCCTGAGGAGCGACCCGAAGCGACTGCAGGAAGTGCGGGATCGTTTGGGAGACTTGAGCTGGTTCATGCGGGCGCTGAACGAGCCCATTGCTCGCATGGCCAACAAGGAGGACCAGTGTTCGGGCCGCTTCTGGGAAGGGAGATTCAAATGTCAGGCGCTGCTGGAAGAACAAGCGGTGATTTCGGCCATGGCCTACGTGGATCTCAACCCGGTTCGAGCAAAGATGGCAGACTCGCTCGAGGCCTCTGACCACACTTCGATCCAGGCCAGGATCAAGGATCAATCCCGGCCAGAGAGCCACGGGAAAGGCGAACTTCCCACTCGCCCCCTCAAACCGGTCGCGGGCCTGGATGCCAAGGCGCTGCTGGGGATGACCGAATCCAGTTATCTGGAGCTTGTGCAATGGACCGGCGAACAGGCGCACCCGCGCAAGCGAGGGAAGATCAGCCGGCCGAAGGCCAAATCCGCGCCCGACGCTCTTTGGACGCTGGCCAAGCATCCGGACCAGTGGTTGCGCAGGGTCAAGGGCACCGAAAGCCGCTACTACCGCGCCATTGGCTCCGCGGAAGCGCTGATGGCAAAGGCTGCTGTAATGGGTCAAAGATGGATGAAGGGCGTCCACAGCGAGAAAGCCCTGATCCTGATCCGACAGCAGACCGAGTAG
- a CDS encoding SCP2 sterol-binding domain-containing protein, translating into MKTKFITVLLALALSVHWHDARAVTIPEVMAAMPSHFHPDKIRDINATVRYVITGQGVWNITVSGGRVIVDQSDRPADATITMSAEDFMGLQSGTLNPMTAFMAGRVAIQGDLDTVLRFQSVFGQ; encoded by the coding sequence ATGAAAACGAAATTCATCACGGTGTTGCTTGCGCTCGCGCTTTCCGTCCACTGGCATGACGCCAGAGCGGTAACCATCCCGGAGGTTATGGCGGCAATGCCGTCGCATTTTCACCCTGACAAGATCAGGGACATCAACGCCACGGTCCGCTACGTGATCACCGGGCAGGGCGTCTGGAACATCACGGTCTCGGGAGGAAGGGTGATCGTCGATCAGAGCGATCGTCCTGCCGATGCCACGATCACCATGAGCGCTGAAGATTTCATGGGCCTGCAGTCCGGCACTTTGAATCCCATGACCGCCTTCATGGCCGGTCGAGTCGCCATTCAAGGCGACCTCGATACGGTCTTGCGCTTTCAGAGCGTGTTCGGGCAGTAA